The Triticum aestivum cultivar Chinese Spring chromosome 3A, IWGSC CS RefSeq v2.1, whole genome shotgun sequence genome includes a region encoding these proteins:
- the LOC123058409 gene encoding transcription factor GTE4-like, translating into MASQSSPDGAPPGFPKPANYLAAADLPRALERCRVLLDELLQHEDGWVFAKPVDTYELGLRNYHSEIRQPMDLGTVRRRLERRRYQNPLCFASDVRRTFRNAMTYNYKGDDVYKSADVLSRIFESGWASISATLQSPPPVVERRARLKDELPRLPVDLQYKAAVIMKDVGGWIQEVDGRVEVDLDKADEATLDKLEWLLALATMRKDAGVLDNQTGCGAA; encoded by the exons ATGGCGTCCCAAAGCAGCCCGGACGGAGCGCCGCCCGGTTTCCCTAAACCTGCGAACTACCTTGCCGCCGCCGATCTTCCCCGTGCCCTCGAACGCTGCCGCGTGCTGCTGGACGAGCTGCTGCAACATGAGGACGGGTGGGTGTTCGCCAAGCCGGTGGATACATACGAACTCGGACTCCGCAACTACCACTCCGAAATCCGCCAACCCATGGATCTCGGCACCGTCCGCCGCCGCCTTGAACGGCGTCGCTACCAGAACCCGCTCTGCTTTGCCAGTGATGTCCGGCGTACCTTCCGCAACGCCATGACCTACAACTACAAGGGCGATGATGTGTATAAGAGTGCTGATGTGCTCTCTCGCATCTTCGAGTCAGGGTGGGCCTCCATTTCTGCAACGCTCCAGTCGCCACCGCCGGTCGTCGAGCGCAGGGCAAGGCTCAAGGATGAGCTGCCGCGGCTGCCGGTGGACTTGCAGTACAAAGCGGCCGTCATTATGAAGGACGTAGGCGGGTGGATCCAGGAGGTGGATGGGAGGGTTGAGGTGGATTTGGACAAGGCCGACGAGGCGACTCTTGACAAGCTCGAGTGGCTGCTCGCTCTCGCCACTATGAGGAAG GATGCAGGAGTGCTGGATAATCAAACTGGATGTGGCGCCGCATGA
- the LOC123061602 gene encoding transcription factor GTE4 — protein MASQSSPAGAPPGFPKPTNYLPAVDLPRALGRCRMLLDRLLQHEDGWVFAKPVDTYELGLRDYYSIIAEPMDLGTVSRRLELRRYPNLLCFPKDVRRTFSNAMTYNNKGDDVYESAAKLSRIFESGWASILAALPSPPPVAVRRARLKDELPRLPVDLQDKAAIIMKDIGGWIQEVDGRVEVDLDKADEATLDKLEWLLALATMRKEAGALDNQI, from the exons ATGGCGTCCCAAAGCAGCCCGGCCGGAGCGCCGCCCGGTTTCCCTAAACCTACGAACTACCTTCCCGCCGTCGATCTTCCCCGTGCCCTCGGACGCTGCCGCATGCTGCTGGACAGGCTGCTGCAACATGAGGACGGGTGGGTGTTCGCCAAGCCGGTGGATACATACGAACTCGGACTCCGCGACTACTACTCCATCATCGCCGAACCCATGGATCTCGGCACTGTCAGCCGCCGCCTTGAATTGCGTCGCTACCCGAACCTGCTCTGCTTTCCCAAGGATGTCCGGCGTACCTTCAGCAACGCCATGACCTACAACAACAAGGGAGACGATGTGTATGAGAGTGCTGCTAAGCTCTCTCGCATCTTCGAGTCAGGGTGGGCCTCCATTTTGGCggcgctcccgtcgccgccgccggttgCCGTGCGCAGGGCAAGGCTCAAGGATGAGTTGCCGCGGCTGCCGGTGGACTTGCAGGACAAAGCGGCCATCATTATGAAAGACATAGGCGGGTGGATCCAGGAGGTGGATGGGAGGGTTGAGGTGGATTTGGACAAGGCCGACGAGGCGACTCTTGACAAGCTCGAGTGGCTGCTCGCTCTCGCCACCATGAGGAAG GAGGCAGGAGCGCTGGATAATCAAATTTGA